The sequence AGATTTAGGAGTTGTATTTGTAGCGCTATTAATATTAGTGGGTTCAGGTTTGCTGGCAGGATTTATTCCGGCCCAAACCGCAATTAATGTAAAGCCTGTTGACGCTTTACGAACGGAATAAATTATCAATCAAAATATAATCGATTAAACCAAAAACAAAATGAAAAAAGGAGTAACCGTAACCATTTTAATCTTTATTGCAATAATTTTCTTTGGTGCACTGTATTATTTGTATGCTAAAAATCAAGAGTCGCCAATTGTTTTTCAAACAGAAAAGGCAGAGATTAAAACGATCGTAAAAAATACCATCGCAACTGGTAATATTCAGCCTGATGAAGAGGTCTTAATCAAACCAAATATCTCAGGAATTATTGAAGAAGTATATATCAAAGCTGGAGAGAAAATCAAAGCGGGAGATATGATTGCTAAAATTCGAGTTGTTGCCAATGTTTCAAACGTAAGCAGTACGCAAAATCAAGTGCAGACTGCAAAAATTGCATTGGACAATCAAGAAAAAATTTATCAAAGACAAAAAACATTGTTTGATAAAGATGTAATTTCTGCAAACGATTTTGATGCGGCGCAAGTGGCTTATAAACAAGCAAAACAAAATTACTTGGCAGCAAAACAAAGTTTAGATATTGTAAAAACAGGAACAACAACATCTTTAGGAAGTTATGCAAATACTTTAATTCGTTCAACAGTAAACGGAATGGTACTGCAGGTGCCTGTAAAAGTTGGAAACCAAGTAATTGAAAGTAATAATTTTAACGAAGGAACAACAATTGCTAGTGTGGCCGATGTTGGAAGAATGATTTTCATTGGAAAAATTGACGAATCTGAAGTTGGTAAAATCAAAGAAAAAATGCCGATTGAGATTACAGTTGGAGCCATTGAAAACAAAAAATTCGAGGCGACTTTAACAGATATCGCACCAAAAGGAGTTACAGAAAATGGAGCTATTCAGTTTGAAATAAAAGCTAAATTAGAAAATAAAGGAGATACTTTTATCAGAGCTGGCTTAAGTGCAAATGCATCGATTATTTTGGAAAAAGCAGACAAAGTTTTAGCTATCAAAGAGTCGCTTGTGCAGTTTGACAAAAAGACTCAAAAACCTTATGTAGAAGTTGAAACGGCACCACAAAAATTTCAAAGAAGAGATTTAGTTTTAGGTGTTAGTGACGGAATTTATGTTCAAGTTAAAAGCGGCGTTGCAGCTTCTGATAAAATCAAAATCTGGAATCAAGGCTTGATTAACGAAGGAGATAAGGATAAAAAATAATTCGATTATTTAAGGGAGTTTTTGGGTTTTTAAAATGTTAAATTTGCATGGCTTGTTTGCTGTGCTTCATTCAAAATATATGAAAATAAATAAAATAAATAGTCTTTTTTTTGCCATGCTTTTCGGATTTGGTTTATCAGGCCAAGCACAGACAAAACAATGGACATTAGAGGAATGTGTACGATATGCATTGGATAATAATATCACGATTAAAAATTCGGAGTTAGACGTTCAAAATGCTGAAATAAATAAAAAAGATGCTTTCGGTAGATATCTTCCGTCGGTAAACGGAAACGCATCGCATTCATGGAACATTGGTTTGAACCAGGATGTGACTACAGGGGTTTTGCGTAATCAAACAACGCAGTACTCATCTGTAGGTTTAAATGCTGGAGTTGATATTTACAAAGGTTTGCAAAACCAAAATACATATAGACGAACAAAACTTGCTATTATTGCATCTCAATATCAATTATTGAAAATGCAGGAAGATGTTTCGTTGAACGTTGCAAATGCTTTTCTTCAGATTTTGGGCTATAAAGAAGATTTAAAAATCAAAACAGAACAGCTTTCTATTGATGAAAAACGTCTAAAACGTTCAGAAGAAATGGTGAGTGCGGGGACAATTCCGCGTGGTGATTTATTTGATCTGAAAGCAACTATTGCAACGGATAAGCAGAATATAGCAGTTTCAGAAAACAATTTATTGATTTCAAAATTGAGTTTAGCACAACTTTTACAGCTTAAAGAATTTGCTGATTTTGATGTTGTAGATGATACAAATGCAAAAGATGAAAACAATATCATGGCACAAAGTCCAGTTGATATTTACAATAAAGCAAAGGAAACAAGAACCGAATTAAAACTGGCACAAACCAATCTTGAAATTGCCGAAAAAAATGTAGCTATTGCAAAAGGAGCCTTTCAGCCAACGCTTAGTGGTTTTTATGGCTTTAATACAAGAGCAAGTTACAGTGATCAGGTAAAGTTTGATTCTAATAACCAGCCTTATACTGTAGGTCCAGACCCACTATTCCAGCAGTTTAGTGACAATAAAGGACATAATTTTGGTTTGCAATTGAATGTTCCAATTTTCAATGGATTCTCTGTTAGAAATAATGTTGAACGAAATAAAGTAAGTTTAGAGAAATCTAAAATAGATTTAGAGCAAAAAAGTTTAGATTTGCAACGTAACGTATATACAGCTTTTACAAATGCAAAAGGCGCGTTGAATACATACGAAGCCGCAACAGTAACTTTAGAAGCAAGGCAACAAGCTTACAATTATGCTAAAGAAAAGTATGATGTAGGATTGATGAACTCATTTGATTTTACTCAAGCGCAGACATTGTTGACAAATGCACAATCTGAAGTTATTAGAACGAAATACGATTATATATTTAAAATAAAAATTCTTGAATTCTATTTTGGAATTCCAATTGTTCCAATTCCTGCAAAATAATTTACTATGTCAAAAAAAACAATTTATTTCTTAGTCGGGGGCGCAATTATAGTTATTGCTGCTTTAATAGGTCTGTCAAAAGCAGGAATTATTGGAAATAAGGATGAAGGCAAAGAAGTAGAAATATCAAAAGTTGTGGCTTCGACAATTGTTGAAACCGTTTCGGCAACTGGAAAAATTCAGCCTGAAATCGAAGTTAAAATAGCTTCAATGGTTTCAGGCGAAATTATTGCACTAAACGTAAAAGAAGGCCAAGTAGTTAAAAAAGGAGATTTATTGGTAAAAATAAATCCCGATTTGTATACTTCAGGTTTAGAGCGTTCGGTGGCCAATTTGGCTGGTACAAAAGCAGGTTTGACACAGTCAGACGCCAACTTTAGAGAAGCAAAAGCAAATTACGAGCGAAATAAAACCTTGTATGACAAAGGCGTAATTTCAAAATCAGATTGGGATAAAGCGATTTCGACTTATGAAGTCGCAAAAGCAACAAAACAAAGTTCGTATTACAATGTTCAAAGTGCTACGGCATCTGTTACAGAGGCTAGAGATAACTTAGGACGTACAACAATTTATTCTCCTGCAGATGGTACGATTTCGGTATTAAATGTTGAATTAGGAGAGCGTGTTTTAGGAACGCAACAAATGGCAGGAACAGAGCTTTTGCGCGTTGCAAATTTGAACAATATGGAAGTTGAAGTAGATGTCAACGAAAATGATATTGTAAAAATCAAGATCGGAGATGAAGCAAATGTTGAAGTGGATGCTTATTTGAAAAAGAAATTCCGTGGTATTGTAACCAGTATTTCTAACTCTGCGAGTACAGCTTTGACTTCAGATCAGGTTACTAATTTTAAGGTTAAGGTTCGTATTCTGAAAGATTCTTATAAAGATTTATTAGAAGGAAAACCAGAAGCTTATTCGCCTTTCAGACCAGGAATGACGGCCACAGTAGATATCATTACAACTACAAAAACAAATGTTTTGGCGGTGCCAATCAGTTCTGTTGTAGTTAAGGCAGATACAACTGCGGTAAAAGAATTTAAAGTTGACGATCCAAACGAAGATAAAAAAGTAGCGCCAAAAGTGGATAAAAAATACGAATGTGTTTTTGTGAAAGTAGGCGATAAAGCTAAAATCAGAATCATTAAAACTGGAATCCAAGATGATACTAATATTGAAGTAATGTCTGGATTAAAACCTGGTGATGTCGTGATTACGGGTCCATATACAACAGTTTCGAAAGACCTGAATTCTGGCGATAAAGTAAAGCTTAAAAAAGCAGAAGCACCTAAGAAATAATTTGCTATGATCATTGCATTGCATGGCGGATTTTCGATGGAAATGATTTATGGATTTGGCGCCACATTAATAACGATTGCTGTATTTCTGATTTATATCCATTATCGCATATATAAATCAGAATATTATAATGAAGAATACGTTTATTTTTCATCATGGAAAAAGCTGTTCTTGTATATCGGTTTTTTGATGGTCAGTTTATTCATTGCAGTTGGGCTGTTCTGGATATTCTCATTCCTTTTTATCGGGATAGCGGTCGCAATTCAAAAATAATTTTAATTTAAAAAATAAATATTTTGTCTTTTATTCTCAATATCGAAACAGCAACTAAAAATTGTTCAGTATCAATTGCAAAAAATGGAGAAACCATTATATGCAGAGAAATCGCTGAAGAAGGGTATTCACATGCCGAAAAACTTCATGTTTTTATTGAAGAAATAATTGCCGAATCAAATATCTCGGTTCAGGATTTAGTGGCAATCGCCGTAAGTCAAGGACCGGGTTCTTATACCGGTTTGCGAATTGGAGTTTCTGCAGCAAAAGGATTGTGTTATGCTTTAAACATTCCGTTGATCGCTGTTGATACGCTAGAAACTTTGGCTTCAAGAGTGTCTATTTCAGAAGGAAAAATAATTCCGATGTTGGATGCGCGAAGAATGGAAGTTTACAACGAAGTTTTTAGTGCCGATTTAAAAACAGAAAGAGCCATTCAAGCTGAAGTTATTACCGAAAATTCTTTTGCTGAATTTAAAGAAGTATTATATTTTGTTGGCGATTGCGCCGATAAATGCAAACCCGTTTTGACAAAAGAAAATTTTGTCTTTTTAGAAGAAATAAAATATCCTTCTGCGCGTGAAATGAGTAAAATCAGTTTTGATAAATATCAAAAAAGCGACACTGTAGATGTCGCTTATTTTGAACCTTATTATTTAAAAGATTTTATGATGACGTTGCCATCAAAAAAATAACAAATCTATTTTATTTTTGAATTGTATAAGGCTGAACAGAAATTCCTGCTTGGTCTAAAGCTGTTTTGCAATTCTCTAAAGTTTCAGAAAAAACAGCGGAGTAATTGGCATTTTTTGCCCAAGGGCGAACAGCAAAATCCACAGAACTTGCTGATAGGTTTTTTACGAAAACTTCTGGTGCTGGAGTTTTAAGCACTTTTGGATTATTGTTTAAAGTAGCTAAAAGAATGTCTTTGGCTTTTTTAATATCAGAATCGTACGAAATTGAAAAAGTCAAATCGGCTCTTCGCTCTCCTTGCATCGAATAATTGATGATTGTTCCATTTGATAAAGCACCATTCGGCACAAAAACAGTTTGGTTATTTCCTGTCAACATTTTGGTAACAAAAATTTGAATTTCTAATACCGTTGCAACAACTCCCTGTGCTTCGATTGTATCGCCTACTTTAAAAGGTTTGAACACAATAATAAGCATTCCTCCAGCAAAGTTAGAAAGAGACCCTTGTAGCGATAAACCAATTGCAAGCCCCATTGCACCTAAAATAGCTACAAATGATGAAGTATCAATTCCGATTTTTGAAATAAAAGTTACAAACAATAAAACTCGGAGCGCCCACAATAAAATATCGGCGAGAAATTTAGTCAATGTAGGATCTAGATTTCTTTTTACCATTATTTTTCTAATCAGTCTGTTTATTAATCGAATGGCATATAATCCAACAAATAAAATCAGAAATGCAGAGAATAATTTTGGAGAATAATCTATTAATAAATTGATCAATCGAGTAGTGTAACTTGCTAATTGTTCTGGGCTCATAATTATATTTTAAGAATAAAAAAACCTTCTCAAAGCGAGAAGGCTTACTATTTTGCAAATATAAAAAATATTTATTTTTATAAGAAAAGAATGCGGTTTTATTCCTTGTCAGCTTCTTCAATTTCTGGTTCGGTTGTGTCAACAACAGTTTCGGTAACCAGTTTTTTTGCATCATCTGAGGTTTCAGCAGTAGCTTCTTTTATGCTTTCAATAACATCACTAATCGCGTCAGAAGCTTTTTCAGCATATTCGCTTACCGTTTCTTTTGCTTGATGTGCATATTCTGTGGCAGTTTCAATAATTGGTTCTGAAGCTTCTTTTGCTTTCGCAATTGTTTCCTCAGCAAAAGTCTCTGCTTTTTCAATATAAGGAGCTGCGGCCTCTTTGGCTTGGTCAAAAGTAGTTTCGGCGTTATTTGCCAATTCGTTTACTGATTCTTTGGTCGAGCCAAATAAATTTTTGAAAAAAGATGATAATCCCATAGTTTTTTATTGATTGGTTTAGGATTACAATATTAAACTTTTTTGCAGAATTTCAATGTTTTTCTATTGATAATTTGCTGAAAACAAGATTAATATAAGGTTAAATAAAAAAACGTCCACAATTTGCGGACGTTTTCATGTACTGTTTTATTTTTGGATTAAGCATTCAAAGCTTCAACTGTAATTGCTTCATCATTCAGCATGCTTTTCAGCATATTTTCAATACCGCTTTTTAAAGTAAAAGTTGATGAAGGACAACCACTGCAAGCACCTTGCAGAATTACTTTTACCGTTTTGTTGTCTTCATTATAAGAATCAAAAGCAATATTTCCACCATCTGCAGCAACTGCTGGTTTTACATATTCTTCTAAAATATTAATGATTTGCTGAGAAGTAACATCTAATTTGTCAAATGCTTCATCTTTTTTAGCTTCATTTTTGGCTTTAGTTTCGATCAAGCTTTCATCAAGTACGGTTCCTCCGTTTTCAATATATTGTTTGATGAAAGTTCTTAATTCCAATGTAATTTCATCCCAATTGTTGATTTCATATTTCGTTACCGAAATATAGTTTTCATCAATAAAAATTTCTTTTACATAAGGAAATTTGAACAATTCCTGTGCTAATGGAGAAGAAGCAGTTTGATCGATGTTTTTATATTCAACCGCATTTCTTGTCAACATTCTGCTAACTACAAATTTTAATGCTGCAGGATTTGGAGTTGTTTCTCCGTAAACCGTAATTGGCTGTTTTTTAGGTGCGTTTTCGTCAATGTTTACAATAACGCCACCTTTGTCCACAAATGCAGCAATTTGTTCTGCTACAGCATCTTTTACATCATCCCAATCCACGATGCTGAATCGCTCGATTGCAATGAAATTTCCTGAAATATAAACTGTTTTTACAAACGGAAGATAAAATAATTGCTGTGCAAGAGGTGAAGATTTCGCTTCATCGATGTTTTTGAATTCAAAATTTTGATTTCTTGTGATGAAATCATCAAACTCAAATTTAAGAATGGTAGGATTTTGAGTTTCTTTTATAGTGATTTTTGTCATGGTCGTATATTTTTTGCAAATTTAGTAAAGTTATTTTCTACTAATACTTATATTTGGTTTTTTAATAAAATAATTAAGACTCTTTACAAATAAATCGTATTAAATTACAAGAGTCAAAAATATATTTAAACAATTTTGCCTTTATGAAATTTAGAATCAAGGTTTTGTTCTTTTTTTTGGTTGCTTCATTTTATTCCTATTCACAAGAAGGAATTCCTGTGTACTCGGATTATTTGTCGGATAACCTTTATTTGATTCACCCATCTATGGCTGGTGCGGCAAATTGTGCAAAAGTTAGATTAACAGCAAGAAAACAATGGTTTGGTGAAGAAGATGCGCCTTCGCTACAAACTTTAAGTTTTAATGGTAGAATAGGAGAGCGTTCTGGAGCCGGAATTATTGTTTTTAATGATAAAAACGGATACCATTCTCAAAAAGGAGTAAAACTTACTTACGCACATCATATTATGTTTTCTAGAGATGAGCTTGATTTGAATCAGCTCTCATTTGGTATTAGTGGCGGATTGATTCAGAGTCAGTTAGATGAGACAACATTTGGAGGAACTTTTGATCCAATCGTTTTTGGTTCAATTCAAAAAGATTCTTATTTCAATGTCGATGTTGGAGCTTCTTACAACTATTTGAATTTTTATGCTCATGCGACAGTTCAAGGACTTCTTGAAACTAGAAGAGATTTATATACCGATTACGAAAGTGATAATTTGAGAAAGTATTTGTTGAGCGCAGGATATGTTTTTGGCAAAAATGACAATTTCACTTGGGAACCTTCTGTATTATTTCAGGTTTTTGACAAGACAAAAGAAAAAACAATTGATTTGAATATGAAAGGCTACAAAAACATGGACTTTGGAAGTTTATGGGCCGCATTTTCATACCGAAGAAGTTTTGATGGCGCACAATATAGCACAGGAAGTGGCGTAAAAGCTCAAAAACTGCAATATTTCACTCCGATAATCGGTGTCAATTTTAAAAATTTTATGTTTGCTTATACGTATTCACAAGTTATGGGCGATGTGAAATTTGATACTGGAGCCTACCATCAAATTACCTTAGGAGTTAATTTATTTTGTAAAAAAGAACGTTACGATTGTAATTGTCCTGCTATTAATTAATATATTATGTTGATCAAGTCTGTAAACGGAAAATCGCCTTTGATTCCAGAGGATTGTTATGTTGCTGAAAATGCTACAATTGTAGGTGATGTGTCTTTTGGACATTCTTGCAGTGTTTGGTTCAATGCCGTTGTTCGTGGTGATGTTCACTTTATTAAAATTGGAAATAAAGTAAATATTCAAGACGGAGCAATTATTCATTGTACCTATCAAAAACATCCAACAATTATTGGAAATAATGTTTCAATTGGCCATAATGCCATCGTTCACGGCTGTACAGTGCATGATAATGTTTTAATTGGAATGGGTGCTATTGTAATGGATAATTGCGTAAT comes from Flavobacterium sp. KACC 22761 and encodes:
- a CDS encoding efflux RND transporter periplasmic adaptor subunit is translated as MKKGVTVTILIFIAIIFFGALYYLYAKNQESPIVFQTEKAEIKTIVKNTIATGNIQPDEEVLIKPNISGIIEEVYIKAGEKIKAGDMIAKIRVVANVSNVSSTQNQVQTAKIALDNQEKIYQRQKTLFDKDVISANDFDAAQVAYKQAKQNYLAAKQSLDIVKTGTTTSLGSYANTLIRSTVNGMVLQVPVKVGNQVIESNNFNEGTTIASVADVGRMIFIGKIDESEVGKIKEKMPIEITVGAIENKKFEATLTDIAPKGVTENGAIQFEIKAKLENKGDTFIRAGLSANASIILEKADKVLAIKESLVQFDKKTQKPYVEVETAPQKFQRRDLVLGVSDGIYVQVKSGVAASDKIKIWNQGLINEGDKDKK
- a CDS encoding TolC family protein, whose amino-acid sequence is MKINKINSLFFAMLFGFGLSGQAQTKQWTLEECVRYALDNNITIKNSELDVQNAEINKKDAFGRYLPSVNGNASHSWNIGLNQDVTTGVLRNQTTQYSSVGLNAGVDIYKGLQNQNTYRRTKLAIIASQYQLLKMQEDVSLNVANAFLQILGYKEDLKIKTEQLSIDEKRLKRSEEMVSAGTIPRGDLFDLKATIATDKQNIAVSENNLLISKLSLAQLLQLKEFADFDVVDDTNAKDENNIMAQSPVDIYNKAKETRTELKLAQTNLEIAEKNVAIAKGAFQPTLSGFYGFNTRASYSDQVKFDSNNQPYTVGPDPLFQQFSDNKGHNFGLQLNVPIFNGFSVRNNVERNKVSLEKSKIDLEQKSLDLQRNVYTAFTNAKGALNTYEAATVTLEARQQAYNYAKEKYDVGLMNSFDFTQAQTLLTNAQSEVIRTKYDYIFKIKILEFYFGIPIVPIPAK
- a CDS encoding efflux RND transporter periplasmic adaptor subunit gives rise to the protein MSKKTIYFLVGGAIIVIAALIGLSKAGIIGNKDEGKEVEISKVVASTIVETVSATGKIQPEIEVKIASMVSGEIIALNVKEGQVVKKGDLLVKINPDLYTSGLERSVANLAGTKAGLTQSDANFREAKANYERNKTLYDKGVISKSDWDKAISTYEVAKATKQSSYYNVQSATASVTEARDNLGRTTIYSPADGTISVLNVELGERVLGTQQMAGTELLRVANLNNMEVEVDVNENDIVKIKIGDEANVEVDAYLKKKFRGIVTSISNSASTALTSDQVTNFKVKVRILKDSYKDLLEGKPEAYSPFRPGMTATVDIITTTKTNVLAVPISSVVVKADTTAVKEFKVDDPNEDKKVAPKVDKKYECVFVKVGDKAKIRIIKTGIQDDTNIEVMSGLKPGDVVITGPYTTVSKDLNSGDKVKLKKAEAPKK
- the tsaB gene encoding tRNA (adenosine(37)-N6)-threonylcarbamoyltransferase complex dimerization subunit type 1 TsaB — translated: MSFILNIETATKNCSVSIAKNGETIICREIAEEGYSHAEKLHVFIEEIIAESNISVQDLVAIAVSQGPGSYTGLRIGVSAAKGLCYALNIPLIAVDTLETLASRVSISEGKIIPMLDARRMEVYNEVFSADLKTERAIQAEVITENSFAEFKEVLYFVGDCADKCKPVLTKENFVFLEEIKYPSAREMSKISFDKYQKSDTVDVAYFEPYYLKDFMMTLPSKK
- a CDS encoding mechanosensitive ion channel family protein, yielding MSPEQLASYTTRLINLLIDYSPKLFSAFLILFVGLYAIRLINRLIRKIMVKRNLDPTLTKFLADILLWALRVLLFVTFISKIGIDTSSFVAILGAMGLAIGLSLQGSLSNFAGGMLIIVFKPFKVGDTIEAQGVVATVLEIQIFVTKMLTGNNQTVFVPNGALSNGTIINYSMQGERRADLTFSISYDSDIKKAKDILLATLNNNPKVLKTPAPEVFVKNLSASSVDFAVRPWAKNANYSAVFSETLENCKTALDQAGISVQPYTIQK
- a CDS encoding YtxH domain-containing protein — encoded protein: MGLSSFFKNLFGSTKESVNELANNAETTFDQAKEAAAPYIEKAETFAEETIAKAKEASEPIIETATEYAHQAKETVSEYAEKASDAISDVIESIKEATAETSDDAKKLVTETVVDTTEPEIEEADKE
- a CDS encoding NifU family protein, which gives rise to MTKITIKETQNPTILKFEFDDFITRNQNFEFKNIDEAKSSPLAQQLFYLPFVKTVYISGNFIAIERFSIVDWDDVKDAVAEQIAAFVDKGGVIVNIDENAPKKQPITVYGETTPNPAALKFVVSRMLTRNAVEYKNIDQTASSPLAQELFKFPYVKEIFIDENYISVTKYEINNWDEITLELRTFIKQYIENGGTVLDESLIETKAKNEAKKDEAFDKLDVTSQQIINILEEYVKPAVAADGGNIAFDSYNEDNKTVKVILQGACSGCPSSTFTLKSGIENMLKSMLNDEAITVEALNA
- a CDS encoding type IX secretion system membrane protein PorP/SprF, whose protein sequence is MKFRIKVLFFFLVASFYSYSQEGIPVYSDYLSDNLYLIHPSMAGAANCAKVRLTARKQWFGEEDAPSLQTLSFNGRIGERSGAGIIVFNDKNGYHSQKGVKLTYAHHIMFSRDELDLNQLSFGISGGLIQSQLDETTFGGTFDPIVFGSIQKDSYFNVDVGASYNYLNFYAHATVQGLLETRRDLYTDYESDNLRKYLLSAGYVFGKNDNFTWEPSVLFQVFDKTKEKTIDLNMKGYKNMDFGSLWAAFSYRRSFDGAQYSTGSGVKAQKLQYFTPIIGVNFKNFMFAYTYSQVMGDVKFDTGAYHQITLGVNLFCKKERYDCNCPAIN
- a CDS encoding gamma carbonic anhydrase family protein encodes the protein MLIKSVNGKSPLIPEDCYVAENATIVGDVSFGHSCSVWFNAVVRGDVHFIKIGNKVNIQDGAIIHCTYQKHPTIIGNNVSIGHNAIVHGCTVHDNVLIGMGAIVMDNCVIESNAIIAAGAVITQNTVVESGSIYAGVPAKKVKDINQSDFAGEIERISNNYVMYSGWFKNEE